In a single window of the Necator americanus strain Aroian chromosome X, whole genome shotgun sequence genome:
- a CDS encoding hypothetical protein (NECATOR_CHRX.G22568.T1) — MTLISNIRRRQSLDELTSCHASAAVKALPVTRKTIEEESRNDERVSQVIWMLQTGTWPSKPKEQINSWKALSHALSVQNGCLYFGHRIVVPASLQEAVLKQLLEEQPGMTRMKILARVYVYWTNINRDIEEAVRHCRNCQEAVNMPKK; from the coding sequence ATGACTTTGATATCGAATATCAGAAGACGACAGAGTTTGGACGAGCTGACGTCTTGTCACGCCAGTGCTGCTGTGAAAGCACTGCCCGTGACCAGGAAAACTATTGAAGAAGAGTCAAGGAATGATGAAAGGGTATCGCAggtcatatggatgctgcaaACAGGAACATGGCCAAGCAAGCCTAAAGAACAAATCAACAGCTGGAAGGCTCTGAGCCACGCACTGTCAGTGCAGAACGGATGCCTGTATTTTGGCCACAGAATCGTCGTGCCAGCCTCACTTCAAGAAGCAGTTTTGAAGCAGCTGCTTGAAGAACAACCAGGAATGACAAGAATGAAGATACTCGCCCGAGTATATGTGTACTGGACGAACATCAACAGGGATATCGAAGAAGCTGTACGTCACTGCCGCAACTGTCAAGAAGCTGTGAATATGCCAAAGAAATAA
- a CDS encoding hypothetical protein (NECATOR_CHRX.G22566.T2) → MESLATAIRFVTLNCRTLSSELQQAALSRLLRYLCVPFAALQETRMRDRPVISIENYTRTRKKLSDADSFTKRIQHAAGETLPVLLPRKKFAFASAETKSTYNSVCVARSAGDFNQEKRLRRKLRRQLQQDRDNEWTSRAMEFEKAWEDRNPRKAYALLKQYSGKMKRCSPVLNTANGVAVGEATLPIWKEHFKTLLNRLAPSAPELEHVHRPTYTVNEEPPTESEVLVCIQKMKNGKSGGDDGISAEILNLPPSGIREMTKIIRLMWINERIPDWWRHAIIILLHKKLSVTDPRNYRGISLLRVMYKVLERIILDRLIKHREETTRDEQAGLRPGRSTIDQVLIVRRVNYDRISGIRSQCN, encoded by the coding sequence atggaatctttggcaacagccattcgtttcgtcacgctgaactgccgaacactatcgagtgaactccaacaagccgctctgtccagacttctgcgatatctctgtgtgccttttgctgcactgcaggaaacacgcatgagagatcggcccgtcatcagcatagAAAATTACACcaggaccaggaagaagcttagcgatgcggattccttcacaaagcgcATACAGCACGCTGCaggggaaacgctcccggttctattgccgcggaagaagtttgcctttgcatctgcggaaacaaaatccacatacaattctgtatgtgtcgcgcgcagcgctggtgacttcaaccaggaaaagcgtcttagaaggaagctgcgtcgtcaactgcaacaagatcgcgataacgagtggacgtcgagagcaatggagtttgagaaggcgtgggaggacaggaacccgcggaaggcctacgctctactaaaacagtatagtggcaaaatgaaaagatgttcccctgtcctcaacactgccaatggggtagctgtcggtgaagcaacccttccaatttggaaggaacacttcaagaccttgctgaacaggctagcaccgtcagctcctgaactcgaacacgttcatagaccgacatatacggttaacgaggagccaccgaccgagtcggaggtcctggtctgtattcagaaaatgaagaatggaaaatctggtggagacgacgggattagcgcagaaatactaaatcttcctccgtctgggattcgtgagatgacaaagatcatccgtttaatgtggataaacgaaaggatacctgattggtggagacacgctatcataattctcctccacaagaagttatccgtcacggaccccaggaattatcgaggaatctctttgctgcgtgttatgtacaaggtactggaacgcattatcctggaccgactcattaaacatcgcgaagaaacaacgcgcgacgagcaagctggtcttcgtcctggccgatctacgattgaccaggtgctcatcgtcaggagagtgaatTATGATCGAAttagcggtattcgaagccaatgcaactag
- a CDS encoding hypothetical protein (NECATOR_CHRX.G22561.T2) codes for MRLFATLAYPLRQYPVHWALPSQTSDGMATGERRSNLRLLRTSLILDQGDTHTTRHGDCLRLCTYNVRTVPTDADLHALLGAAEGIKFQVIALQETKCRRSDVRQMNDGGVGFVVHPSVIHLVVDFHEILSPRLAILRLRPLRQKPISIINCYSLTSAADDSELDAFYEELEEIVRNEKSFYKFVVGDFNAKLGEATEEECRIGRFGLGTGMKMAIVSPGCCPGSDHRLLRAKIRLSHTLEKDVYYRQRRRKEVVYDDCVLEGSLSQGDWHIEEDPNVDYEMLFRGLRACAERASKPRTTNLDRITKTTKELLERRALRLDPNASHIEQLVANTSCRKALQEDLLKYRQKKILEAAQRGTSLKKCRRDLREYNIPLAILLREDGTRTSSCREMKIITERFYSDFSRLSTPVSSPVIPTGEAPSRILPSEVRVTIKSMEPGTAPGPDFISADFLRAGGHPLHVILAAHTTSCLQKETIPD; via the exons atgagactTTTTGCCACTCTAGCATATCCACTGCGTCAGTACCCTgtacactgggccctgccgtctcagacgtcggacggtatggcgaccggtgagaggcgatcaaatctcaggttgctcaggacgtcattgattctggaccaaggcgacacacacacgactcgccatggagactgtctcagactgtgtacttacaacgtgAGAACAGTgcccacagacgctgacctgcatgcccttctcggagctgcagagggtatcaaatttcaagtgattgctctgcaggagaccaagtgcagaaggagcgacgtacgacagatgaatgacg gcggtgttggttttgttgtgcacccatctgtcatCCATCTTGTTGTCGATTTTCATGaaatcctgtcacctcgtctggccatccttcgcctccgccctctgcgccaaaaacccatcagtatcatcaactgctactcactaacatcagcagctgatgattctgaattggacgcgttttacgaggagctggaggaaatagtccgcaacgagaagtccttctacaagttcgttgtcggagacttcaacgcaaaactaggagaggccacagaagaggaatgcaggattggaagatttggactagggaccggaatgaaaatggcaatcgtctcgccgggctgttgtcc tggttctgatcaccgtctccttcgtgcgaaaatacggcTTAGCCACACGCTGGAAAAGGACGTCtactatcggcaacgaaggagaaaagaagtcgtctacgacgattgcgtactcgagggcTCCTTGTCCCagggtgactggcacatcgaggaggacccaaacgtggactacgagatgctgttcagaggattacgtgcctgtgctgaacgtgcctcgaagccgcgcacgacaaacctGGACCGAATcacgaagaccaccaaggaattgttggaaagaagggctttgaggcttgatccgaatgcatcgcacattgagcagTTAGtggcaaacactagctgcagaaaagcgttgcaggaggatcttttgaagtacaggcagaagaagattctggaagcagcacaaagaggaacgagtctaaagaagtgccgtagggatctccgcgaatataatattccgctagcaatcTTGCTGAgagaagacgggactcgcacgtcttcttgTCGTGAGATGAAAAttattacggagaggttctactcggaCTTTTCCCGTttatcaactcctgtgtcaagcccggtcatccccactggtgaagctccatcacggattctcccttcggaagtacgagtcactatcaagagcatggagcctggcacagcccccggacctgattttatatcagcagactttcttcgggctggtggtcatccgcttcatgtaatcttagcagcgcacacgACATCCTGccttcagaaagaaacgaTCCCAGActag
- a CDS encoding hypothetical protein (NECATOR_CHRX.G22566.T1): MNQRTTAAVRTPARCTTPFEVVTGVRQGAVAGPFLFNFAVDDIMQRIVDQCPANIVLAPSGCPLTDLEYADDVVIFAESSTKLQHVVNLVSKLAAAYGLRLRPDKCKQMWISSRSRTGIRVDGQPIELVDEFFYLGCTLKNNGSYERDVQQRCAKATFAFNSLTKCLWSTPSPKKSSCEFTYPQFAPS, encoded by the coding sequence atgaatcaacgaacaactgctgcagttcgaacaccagccagatgtacaacaccgttcgaagtggtaactggagtaagacaaggggcagtggcaggacctttcctgttcaatttcgcagtcgacgacattatgcaaAGAatagtcgaccagtgtcctgccaacattgtcttagcaccatctgggtgccccttgactgacctcgagtacgccgacgatgttgttatattcgcggaaagcagtacgaaacttcaacatgttgttaaccttgtatcgaagctggctgcagcctatggactacgcctacgccctgataaatgcaagcagatgtggatctcttcgagatcacgaacgggaatcagggtggacggacaaccgatagaactcgtcgatgagttcttttacctaggctgtacgctgaagaacaatggcagctacgagagagatgttcagcaaagatgcgctaaggccacttttgcatttaactccttaacgaaatgcctgtggtcgaccccatCACCAaagaagtcaagctgcgagtttacctatccgcaattcgctccatcatga
- a CDS encoding hypothetical protein (NECATOR_CHRX.G22562.T1), giving the protein MTWESPGGGYRNEIDHIIVNKKFCLTDVAVVPKFYTESDHRLLRERFSFTRRAEKATKFRERNLRTIINWDLFATLAGFREDSAMDDIEEEYDRLVEHLHDCAKKAESFKTTKRRPSLETLELIRQRGAARAARNQELTSELARLCREAIKENLKERRAEVLAEAAETGKSIHYARRDFASRKFS; this is encoded by the coding sequence atgacgtgggagtcacccggtggagggtaccgtaatgaaatagaccacatcatcgtcaataaaaagttctgcctgacggacgtcgctgttgtaccaaagttctatacggaatcggaccatcgcctcctccgagaaagattttccttcacaaggagagcagagaaagccaccaagttcagagagagaaatctcaggactatcatcaactgggatctcttcgctacgctagccggctttcgggaagattccgcaatggacgaCATCGaagaggaatatgaccggcttgttgaacaccttcacgactgtgcgaagaaggctgagagttttaaaaccaccaagagacgcccgtctcttgaaactctggagctgatacgccagcgtggagcagcacgagccgcacggaaccaagaactcacgtccgagctcgcaaggctttgcagagaggcgataaaggaaaaccttaaagaaagaagagcagaagtgttggctgaagctgcagaaacggggaaaagcatccactatgcccgtcgagacttcgccagtcgcaagttCTCTTGA
- a CDS encoding hypothetical protein (NECATOR_CHRX.G22563.T1) translates to MPLCLTFIDLKKAFDSVETEAVVEASDNQGVPTQHIKVLRELYSNFTTGISPFYKNIVIDVKRGVRQGDTISPKIFTATLENAMRKLEWDAMEVKVDGRQLHHLRFADDIVLITPSISQAERNADRIRRNMWMHRSSAESTKDDVHAERMDLGCPVHAQRNEHIRMHQLRLSRSGIEHEERPDLQAGQKKTSGLGSV, encoded by the coding sequence atgccgctctgtcttaccttcatcgacttgaagaaggctttcgactcagttgagacggaagcggtcgtggaagcttcggacaaccaaggcgtccctactcagcacataaaggtacttcgagagttgtacagtaacttcacgaccggaatttcgccattctacaaaaatatcgtcattgacgtgaagagaggggtccgacagggtgatacaatctcacccaaaatattcacagccaccctcgagaacgcaatgcgaaagttggaatgggacgccatggaagtgaaggttgatggtcggcagctacaccatttgcgctttgctgatgacattgtactgataacacctagcatcagccaagcggaacgaaatgctgaccgaattcgacgaaacatgtggatgcatcggtcttcagctgaatctacaaaagacgatgttcatgcggaacggatggatctcggatgccccgttcacgctcaacggaacgaacatatccgaatgcaccagctacgtttatctaggtcgggaattgaacatgaagaacgacctgacctccaaGCTGGGCAGAAgaaaacgagcggcttggggagcgtataa
- a CDS encoding hypothetical protein (NECATOR_CHRX.G22565.T2) codes for MTRGKHQHLAPPSKVAKVNRLRFFGHILRRPADRLVQRVLRSSSGSSWKKSPGRKRKFWTEVVKKDLRTLGVDRRFRRDVRFRIIWNSNEWIDSVQALAEDREGWAELCSRTAHLGENVGNLVRR; via the coding sequence atgacacgtggaaaacatcaacatcttgcaccgccatcgaaagtggctaaagtaaatcgtcttcgcttctttggtcatatattaaggagaccggcagatcgccttgtccaacgagttctgaggagttcgtctggttcgagctggaagaagtcacctggccgaaaacggaagttctggactgaggtggtgaaaaaggacctgaggacactcggcgtggataggcggttcaggcgagacgtaaggtttcgcataatatggaatagcaacgaatggattgattctgtgcaagctctcgcagaagatcgagaaggttgggcagagctgtgttcaaggacggcacacctcggtgAAAATGTGGGTAATCTCGTCAGGCGATGA
- a CDS encoding hypothetical protein (NECATOR_CHRX.G22561.T1) → MQGHVIDGWRYLDLFPVYSKKAPSEYTPLTSVLKCDVDSVLAQSRPATSTYNKSDNVLISLLDVGGMHEEKRILTEVIIWPSRETKCRRSDVRQMNDGTLVIRGSDHRLLRAKIRLSHTLEKDVYYRQRRRKEVVYDDCVLEGSLSQGDWHIEEDPNVDYEMLFRGLRACAERASKPRTTNLDRITKTTKELLERRALRLDPNASHIEQLVANTSCRKALQEDLLKYRQKKILEAAQRGTSLKKCRRDLREYNIPLAILLREDGTRTSSCREMKIITERFYSDFSRLSTPVSSPVIPTGEAPSRILPSEVRVTIKSMEPGTAPGPDFISADFLRAGGHPLHVILAAHTTSCLQKETIPD, encoded by the exons ATGCAAGGCCATGTTATAGATG GCTGGCGATATCTGGACTTGTTTCCAGTGTACAGCAAAAAAGCTCCCAGCGAATACA CTCCTCTTACATCAGTTTTAAAATGTGATGTCGACAGTGTTCTTGCACAGTCAAGACCAGCTACCAGCACCTACAACAAGAGTGATAATGTGCTAATTTCTTTGCTGGATGTTGGAGGAATGCATGAAGAAAAGCGCATACTTACGGAGGTTATAATATGGCCGTCGAGG gagaccaagtgcagaaggagcgacgtacgacagatgaatgacggtacactcgtcattcg tggttctgatcaccgtctccttcgtgcgaaaatacggcTTAGCCACACGCTGGAAAAGGACGTCtactatcggcaacgaaggagaaaagaagtcgtctacgacgattgcgtactcgagggcTCCTTGTCCCagggtgactggcacatcgaggaggacccaaacgtggactacgagatgctgttcagaggattacgtgcctgtgctgaacgtgcctcgaagccgcgcacgacaaacctGGACCGAATcacgaagaccaccaaggaattgttggaaagaagggctttgaggcttgatccgaatgcatcgcacattgagcagTTAGtggcaaacactagctgcagaaaagcgttgcaggaggatcttttgaagtacaggcagaagaagattctggaagcagcacaaagaggaacgagtctaaagaagtgccgtagggatctccgcgaatataatattccgctagcaatcTTGCTGAgagaagacgggactcgcacgtcttcttgTCGTGAGATGAAAAttattacggagaggttctactcggaCTTTTCCCGTttatcaactcctgtgtcaagcccggtcatccccactggtgaagctccatcacggattctcccttcggaagtacgagtcactatcaagagcatggagcctggcacagcccccggacctgattttatatcagcagactttcttcgggctggtggtcatccgcttcatgtaatcttagcagcgcacacgACATCCTGccttcagaaagaaacgaTCCCAGActag
- a CDS encoding hypothetical protein (NECATOR_CHRX.G22566.T3), protein MESLATAIRFVTLNCRTLSSELQQAALSRLLRYLCVPFAALQETRMRDRPVISIENYTRTRKKLSDADSFTKRIQHAAGETLPVLLPRKKFAFASAETKSTYNSVCVARSAGDFNQEKRLRRKLRRQLQQDRDNEWTSRAMEFEKAWEDRNPRKAYALLKQYSGKMKRCSPVLNTANGVAVGEATLPIWKEHFKTLLNRLAPSAPELEHVHRPTYTVNEEPPTESEVLVCIQKMKNGKSGGDDGISAEILNLPPSGIREMTKIIRLMWINERIPDWWRHAIIILLHKKLSVTDPRNYRGISLLRVMYKVLERIILDRLIKHREETTRDEQAGLRPGRSTIDQPMQLAFLDFEAAFDSSHRGRLLNALSADGVSGKFVRLFDDMNQRTTAAVRTPARCTTPFEVVTGVRQGAVAGPFLFNFAVDDIMQRIVDQCPANIVLAPSGCPLTDLEYADDVVIFAESSTKLQHVVNLVSKLAAAYGLRLRPDKCKQMWISSRSRTGIRVDGQPIELVDEFFYLGCTLKNNGSYERDVQQRCAKATFAFNSLTKCLWSTPSPKKSSCEFTYPQFAPS, encoded by the exons atggaatctttggcaacagccattcgtttcgtcacgctgaactgccgaacactatcgagtgaactccaacaagccgctctgtccagacttctgcgatatctctgtgtgccttttgctgcactgcaggaaacacgcatgagagatcggcccgtcatcagcatagAAAATTACACcaggaccaggaagaagcttagcgatgcggattccttcacaaagcgcATACAGCACGCTGCaggggaaacgctcccggttctattgccgcggaagaagtttgcctttgcatctgcggaaacaaaatccacatacaattctgtatgtgtcgcgcgcagcgctggtgacttcaaccaggaaaagcgtcttagaaggaagctgcgtcgtcaactgcaacaagatcgcgataacgagtggacgtcgagagcaatggagtttgagaaggcgtgggaggacaggaacccgcggaaggcctacgctctactaaaacagtatagtggcaaaatgaaaagatgttcccctgtcctcaacactgccaatggggtagctgtcggtgaagcaacccttccaatttggaaggaacacttcaagaccttgctgaacaggctagcaccgtcagctcctgaactcgaacacgttcatagaccgacatatacggttaacgaggagccaccgaccgagtcggaggtcctggtctgtattcagaaaatgaagaatggaaaatctggtggagacgacgggattagcgcagaaatactaaatcttcctccgtctgggattcgtgagatgacaaagatcatccgtttaatgtggataaacgaaaggatacctgattggtggagacacgctatcataattctcctccacaagaagttatccgtcacggaccccaggaattatcgaggaatctctttgctgcgtgttatgtacaaggtactggaacgcattatcctggaccgactcattaaacatcgcgaagaaacaacgcgcgacgagcaagctggtcttcgtcctggccgatctacgattgaccag ccaatgcaactagcgtttctggactttgaagccgcgttcgactcttctcaccgaggccgtcttctcaacgcgctgagcgccgatggagtatcaggaaagttcgttcgcttgtttgatgacatgaatcaacgaacaactgctgcagttcgaacaccagccagatgtacaacaccgttcgaagtggtaactggagtaagacaaggggcagtggcaggacctttcctgttcaatttcgcagtcgacgacattatgcaaAGAatagtcgaccagtgtcctgccaacattgtcttagcaccatctgggtgccccttgactgacctcgagtacgccgacgatgttgttatattcgcggaaagcagtacgaaacttcaacatgttgttaaccttgtatcgaagctggctgcagcctatggactacgcctacgccctgataaatgcaagcagatgtggatctcttcgagatcacgaacgggaatcagggtggacggacaaccgatagaactcgtcgatgagttcttttacctaggctgtacgctgaagaacaatggcagctacgagagagatgttcagcaaagatgcgctaaggccacttttgcatttaactccttaacgaaatgcctgtggtcgaccccatCACCAaagaagtcaagctgcgagtttacctatccgcaattcgctccatcatga
- a CDS encoding hypothetical protein (NECATOR_CHRX.G22567.T1) — MYLVVVYAYSKWPEVFEMSSSSSTATLRELTMLFARFGNRRVIVSNNGTQFTAKEFQGFCDMQGIEHVRSPPFHPQSNGQVERFVDTLKRTLQKIKEGGTSEKLAEFFVVDVVYDGIFP, encoded by the coding sequence ATGTACCTTGTGGTAGTTTATGCGTATTCGAAGTGGCCAGAAGTCTTTGAGATGTCATCGTCGTCAAGCACTGCAACGTTGAGAGAACTCACAATGCTGTTCGCACGATTCGGAAATCGCAGGGTGATCGTGTCAAACAACGGTACGCAGTTTACAGCGAAGGAGTTCCAGGGATTTTGCGACATGCAGGGAATTGAGCACGTTCGCTCGCCGCCGTTCCATCCACAGTCAAACGGTCAAGTAGAACGCTTTGTTGATACCCTGAAAAGAACCCTTCAGAAAATTAAGGAGGGAGGGACGTCGGAGAAACTTGCAGAATTtttcgtcgtcgatgttgtctaTGACGGTATCTTCCCATAA
- a CDS encoding hypothetical protein (NECATOR_CHRX.G22564.T1): MRFNDDRWTRAVSDWVPRDIKRTTGRPPTRWSDFFTMSLKQKCDALRVRRERRNHWATLARDRDKWKNYWRPLDQFEDQRESR; the protein is encoded by the coding sequence atgcgctttaacgacgaccgttggaccagagccgtgagcgactgggttccccgcgatattaagcgcactacaggaagaccgccgacacgatggtcagatttcttcacgatgtccttgaaacaaaaatgtgatgctcttcgtgtccgacgcgaaaggaggaaccactgggctactctggcacgcgatcgggacaaatggaagaattattggcgcccgctcgaccaattcgaagatcaacgggagtcaaggtga
- a CDS encoding hypothetical protein (NECATOR_CHRX.G22569.T1) yields MLTINKHRGLYRNNRLPFGVKSAPGIFQQIMDSMICGLEDVAAYLDDVIVTCRTQQEHRSNLEALFGKIHEYGFRVGLEKCNFLMFQIRYLGCNIDKDGRHPDPEKIEVIRQMPVPKNVAEVRSFLGMINYYGSFVAQVRQLRAPLNALLKKNVPFKWNEECEAALNRAKEVLASDLLLTHFDPSLDIIVAADASDHGIGAVILHRMPDGTEKAI; encoded by the coding sequence ATGCTGACGATTAATAAGCACAGAGGACTGTATCGCAACAATCGTCTACCCTTCGGCGTGAAGTCAGCACCTGGCATATTCCAGCAGATCATGGATTCAATGATATGTGGACTGGAAGACGTTGCTGCCTATCTGGATGACGTGATAGTCACATGCCGCACACAACAGGAGCATCGCTCTAACTTGGAAGCGCTATTCGGAAAGATCCACGAATACGGCTTCCGCGTCGGATTGGAGAAATGTAACTTTTTGATGTTTCAGATCCGTTATCTCGGATGCAATATAGATAAGGACGGACGCCATCCTGACCCAGAGAAGATTGAGGTCATCCGCCAGATGCCAGTACCGAAGAACGTGGCAGAGGTTCGCTCGTTCCTTGGTATGATCAACTACTATGGATCGTTTGTCGCGCAGGTGCGCCAGTTACGCGCACCGCTGAATGCTTTGTTAAAGAAGAACGTTCCGTTCAAATGGAATGAGGAATGTGAAGCAGCCTTGAATCGTGCCAAGGAAGTGCTTGCTTCAGACCTGCTCCTGACGCATTTTGATCCCAGTCTGGATATAATTGTAGCGGCCGACGCATCAGACCATGGAATTGGAGCAGTGATTCTGCACAGGATGCCGGATGGGACCGAGAAGGCAATATGA
- a CDS encoding hypothetical protein (NECATOR_CHRX.G22565.T1), with translation MTRGKHQHLAPPSKVAKVNRLRFFGHILRRPADRLVQRVLRSSSGSSWKKSPGRKRKFWTEVVKKDLRTLGVDRRFRRDVRFRIIWNSNEWIDSVQALAEDREGWAELCSRTAHLGENVGVSSSSHADISTIYNGQFATGALQIRLVTLALNISLNNKCGSPKGHNNRVEILKGVLKPSYDLSTLSTTTEDLSLSDMRQLAIRIQVEARMRDRYHLVLCTEVTIYSFEPLARS, from the exons atgacacgtggaaaacatcaacatcttgcaccgccatcgaaagtggctaaagtaaatcgtcttcgcttctttggtcatatattaaggagaccggcagatcgccttgtccaacgagttctgaggagttcgtctggttcgagctggaagaagtcacctggccgaaaacggaagttctggactgaggtggtgaaaaaggacctgaggacactcggcgtggataggcggttcaggcgagacgtaaggtttcgcataatatggaatagcaacgaatggattgattctgtgcaagctctcgcagaagatcgagaaggttgggcagagctgtgttcaaggacggcacacctcggtgAAAAT GTAGGtgtatcttcttcttctcatgCTGATATTTCGACAATTTATAACGGCCAGTTTGCAACTGGTGCACTACAAATTCGCCTTGTAACCCTTGCACTTAACATTTCCCTCAACAACAAGTGTGGATCTCCAAAAGGGCAT AACAATCGGGTGGAAATACTGAAAGGAGTCCTAAAACCGAGCTATGATCTCTCTACATTGTCGACAACAACTGAGGATCTTTCTTTGAGCGATATGCGACAACTAGCGATCAGAATCCAAGTAGAAGCGAGGATGAGAG ACAGATACCATCTAGTCTTGTGTACTGAAGTTACTATCTACTCTTTTGAACCTTTGGCTAGATCATGA